The following proteins are co-located in the Trichormus variabilis 0441 genome:
- a CDS encoding patatin-like phospholipase family protein, whose product MINLANTQTVLKFDGIDDYIDFGKNDIGGVFAQGSSCFTVSGWINPHKLTEKSTSYGTRNVFFARSSDRYSDNFEFGISETGSLDIFIDETISKGIRTFGNGELTIGQWHFFAIVFNSGQITVYLDDHEYNDSLRGSSLNKATSSVTLGATLHKQVYFTGQLANISVWNYPCTQVQIKTHHCGLIVGDEPGLVAYWKLDEGQGTTVKNKAGKSYQGNFRGNPSWDLAQIPFAAPLSSQDDIQEDVQFEIGIIAETSISTLTTDLLAATVPLVSNNEDQTIEIQYPEINSEKSEIIANLINLPSHEEASKTDQTEVLVNSQQLQTFIQAESPETMNTKSRPRYKILSIDGGGIRGIIPALLLAEIERRTQEPIFSLFDLIAGTSSGGILALGLTKPRLNSSEELPLAEYTAEDLVQLFLEYGVEIFYEPLFERLLGPLEDIFLQPKYPSTSKEEILRQYLGKTPLVNNLKEVFVTSYDIEQRIPVFFTNQLEKQQIESKNSHNLCGNVSLLDAALATSATPTYFAPHRIVSPENSAIAYTLIDGGVFANNPAHLAILEAQISSKRKAQTVLNQEDILVVSLGTGSPTSAYPYKEVKNWGLLQWGRPLLNIVFDGGSGVVSGELEQLFEPSDKEAKSFYYRFQTLLDAELEAIDNTKLQNTRQLQAIAHKLISEKSQQIDELCELLLG is encoded by the coding sequence GTGATAAATCTAGCAAATACACAAACAGTCTTAAAATTTGATGGGATAGATGATTATATAGATTTTGGCAAAAACGATATTGGTGGTGTTTTTGCTCAAGGGAGTTCATGTTTTACGGTTTCAGGATGGATAAATCCTCATAAATTAACAGAAAAATCCACTAGCTATGGAACGCGGAATGTATTTTTTGCTCGTTCTTCAGATCGATACAGTGATAATTTTGAATTCGGTATCAGTGAGACAGGGAGTTTAGATATCTTCATTGATGAAACCATTAGCAAGGGTATCAGAACTTTTGGTAATGGAGAATTAACTATAGGACAATGGCACTTTTTCGCCATTGTTTTTAATAGCGGTCAAATCACAGTATATCTTGATGATCATGAATACAATGACTCTCTGAGAGGTTCATCTTTAAACAAAGCAACAAGCTCTGTAACTTTGGGTGCAACCTTACACAAGCAAGTCTATTTTACAGGACAATTAGCAAACATCAGCGTCTGGAATTATCCATGTACTCAGGTACAAATTAAGACCCATCATTGTGGGCTAATAGTCGGGGATGAACCAGGATTAGTGGCTTACTGGAAATTAGATGAAGGCCAAGGAACAACAGTTAAAAACAAAGCTGGAAAATCTTATCAAGGAAATTTTCGGGGTAATCCTAGCTGGGATTTAGCGCAAATTCCATTTGCAGCACCATTATCCAGTCAAGACGATATCCAGGAGGATGTCCAATTTGAGATAGGAATTATTGCCGAAACAAGTATTTCAACATTAACTACAGATTTATTGGCAGCAACAGTACCGCTAGTTAGTAACAACGAAGACCAAACAATAGAAATTCAATATCCAGAAATAAATAGCGAAAAATCAGAGATTATTGCAAACTTGATCAATCTCCCATCACATGAAGAAGCAAGCAAAACAGACCAAACTGAAGTTCTTGTAAATAGCCAACAATTACAAACATTCATTCAGGCAGAATCGCCAGAAACCATGAATACAAAATCCCGTCCCAGATATAAAATACTTTCCATTGATGGTGGTGGTATTCGGGGCATTATTCCTGCATTACTCTTAGCAGAAATTGAACGACGGACACAAGAGCCTATATTTAGTTTATTTGACTTAATTGCTGGTACTTCAAGCGGCGGAATTTTAGCACTGGGACTAACTAAACCCCGATTAAATTCATCTGAAGAATTGCCCTTAGCTGAATACACCGCTGAAGACCTTGTACAATTATTTCTTGAGTATGGAGTAGAAATATTTTATGAGCCATTATTTGAAAGACTACTTGGCCCGTTAGAAGATATATTTCTCCAGCCAAAATATCCTTCCACAAGCAAAGAAGAAATCTTAAGGCAATATTTGGGTAAAACTCCTCTAGTAAATAATCTTAAAGAAGTTTTTGTCACTAGTTACGATATCGAGCAGCGAATTCCGGTATTTTTTACAAACCAACTAGAAAAACAGCAAATAGAATCTAAGAATTCTCATAATTTATGTGGTAATGTATCCCTCTTAGATGCCGCATTAGCCACTAGTGCTACCCCGACTTATTTTGCTCCTCATCGTATCGTCAGCCCCGAAAATAGTGCGATCGCTTATACTTTAATTGACGGGGGAGTATTTGCTAATAACCCAGCCCATTTAGCTATTTTAGAAGCGCAAATTAGTAGTAAACGCAAAGCCCAAACAGTCCTTAATCAAGAAGATATTTTAGTAGTTTCTTTAGGTACAGGTTCGCCAACAAGTGCTTATCCTTATAAAGAAGTCAAGAATTGGGGACTTTTACAATGGGGAAGACCACTTTTAAATATTGTGTTTGACGGTGGTAGCGGTGTGGTATCTGGAGAATTAGAACAGTTGTTTGAACCTAGCGATAAAGAAGCTAAAAGTTTTTATTATCGCTTTCAAACATTGTTAGATGCAGAGTTAGAAGCAATAGATAATACGAAACTACAAAATACTCGTCAGCTACAAGCTATAGCCCACAAACTGATTTCTGAAAAAAGTCAACAAATCGATGAACTTTGTGAGCTTTTGTTGGGCTAA
- a CDS encoding ABC transporter ATP-binding protein/permease — MQTPSVHQQKATNHLSVFTQFWEDVKVVAQPYWYPTKAEGRAFVDVIRSWGMLILLISLIAGVVGLNAVNSYWNRYVLDIVIEQRDIDKYNSTLWLSSLIVITIVILVTSLRYVRKKIILDWYKWLNSHILEKYLSNQAYYKINFKSDIDNPDQRLSQEIEPITSIALSFSTTFLEKVLEMGSALIILWTVSAEIAIYLIIYTIIGNLIAVYLNQSLNKINQEEIQFKADFAYCLTHVRNHAESIAFFQGEEEELNIIQRRFNNVIKTAERRLNWERGQDAFGRAYQSAIGVFSMFILTPLFIQDKIDFGEINQVSFACFMFSNSLGELIAQFGASGRFSSYVKRLAEFSDALRDVSKKTENLATIKVLEEKRLAFENVTLKTPNHEQVIVEDLSLTVQPGEGLLIVGPSGRGKSSLLRAIAGLWNTGTGRLVRPPLKDILFLPQRPYIILGTLRQQLLYPHTDRTMSDRQLEEILQQVNLQHLLTRVNSFDTEVPWENILSLGEQQRLAFARLLITHPSFTILDEATSALDLNNEGNLYQQLQATKTTFISVGHRESLFNYHQWVLELSQESGWQLVSIEDYRWQKGIKTVDISPKNNLPSKKRNVISKL; from the coding sequence ATGCAAACTCCATCTGTGCATCAACAAAAGGCAACAAATCATCTTTCAGTTTTTACTCAATTTTGGGAAGACGTGAAAGTAGTGGCTCAACCTTATTGGTATCCTACAAAAGCAGAAGGACGAGCATTTGTAGATGTCATTCGCTCATGGGGAATGCTGATTCTCTTAATATCATTAATAGCTGGAGTTGTAGGTTTAAATGCTGTAAATAGCTACTGGAATCGCTATGTACTAGATATTGTGATTGAACAGAGAGATATTGATAAATATAATAGTACTTTATGGCTATCTAGTCTCATTGTTATCACAATAGTAATTTTAGTAACTTCTTTGCGATATGTCAGAAAAAAAATCATCCTTGACTGGTATAAATGGTTAAATAGTCATATTTTAGAAAAATATTTAAGCAATCAAGCCTATTACAAAATCAACTTTAAATCTGATATAGATAATCCAGATCAGCGCCTATCTCAAGAAATAGAACCTATTACCAGTATTGCTTTGAGTTTTTCTACGACCTTTCTAGAAAAAGTTCTGGAAATGGGGAGTGCTTTGATCATTCTCTGGACTGTTTCCGCAGAAATCGCAATTTATTTAATTATTTACACCATCATAGGTAATTTGATAGCTGTTTATTTAAACCAATCACTCAATAAAATTAATCAAGAAGAAATACAGTTTAAAGCAGATTTTGCTTATTGCCTAACTCATGTTCGTAATCATGCGGAATCGATTGCTTTTTTTCAAGGAGAAGAGGAAGAATTAAATATAATTCAACGCCGATTTAATAATGTTATAAAAACTGCTGAACGCAGATTGAATTGGGAGAGGGGACAAGATGCTTTTGGGAGAGCATATCAATCTGCTATTGGTGTGTTTTCCATGTTTATTTTGACTCCTTTATTTATTCAAGATAAAATTGATTTTGGGGAAATTAACCAAGTTAGTTTTGCTTGCTTTATGTTCTCTAATTCTCTGGGAGAATTAATAGCTCAATTTGGCGCTTCAGGGCGATTTTCTAGCTATGTAAAGCGTTTAGCTGAGTTTTCAGATGCTTTGAGGGATGTTAGTAAGAAAACAGAGAATCTAGCTACTATTAAAGTTTTAGAAGAGAAACGCTTGGCTTTTGAGAATGTTACTTTAAAAACACCAAATCATGAGCAGGTAATTGTTGAAGATTTGTCGCTTACCGTCCAGCCTGGAGAGGGGTTATTAATTGTAGGGCCGAGTGGTAGGGGTAAAAGTTCTTTGTTAAGAGCGATCGCAGGTTTATGGAACACCGGAACTGGCCGTTTAGTGCGTCCTCCCCTAAAAGACATTTTATTCTTACCCCAAAGACCTTACATCATTTTGGGTACTCTGCGTCAACAGCTACTCTATCCCCATACAGACCGGACAATGAGCGATCGCCAACTTGAGGAAATCTTACAACAAGTTAACTTACAACACTTGCTTACCCGCGTAAATAGCTTTGATACAGAAGTTCCTTGGGAAAATATATTGTCCTTAGGGGAACAACAACGCCTAGCTTTTGCGCGACTATTAATTACACATCCTAGTTTCACTATCTTAGATGAAGCGACGAGTGCTTTAGATTTAAATAACGAAGGTAATTTATATCAGCAGCTACAAGCAACTAAAACAACTTTCATCAGTGTTGGTCATAGAGAAAGCTTGTTTAATTATCATCAATGGGTATTAGAACTTTCACAAGAATCTGGTTGGCAACTTGTGTCTATAGAAGATTATCGCTGGCAAAAGGGAATAAAAACAGTAGATATTTCTCCCAAAAATAACCTGCCGTCAAAAAAAAGAAACGTCATTAGCAAGTTGTAA
- a CDS encoding zinc-binding dehydrogenase has product MPKAAVMSAPNQPVVVQQLPDPILEKGGIIVETLYSEVCGTDVHLLHGRLEGVPYPIIPGHFSVGRVVETGGAVSDVNSNLIQPGAIATFLDVHETCYNCWYCLVAKASTRCPQRKVYGVTYSAKEGLLGGWSELIYLKPGVKVLTLPAEVSPKQFIAGGCALPTALHAIDRAQIQIGDVVVVQGCGPVGLSVAILALLSGAGKVIVIDKFESRLAVAKSFGVDETLAIKADDPRQHIERVLELTNGHGADVIIEATGIPIAVKEGLNMTRNGGRYVIVGHYTNTGEILINPHLEINLKHIDIRGTWGIDFSHFYRMIELLKRHSDPKKNIAWENLISRSYTLNEINQALTDVERGSVLKAVIQPNLS; this is encoded by the coding sequence ATGCCCAAGGCTGCTGTGATGAGCGCGCCTAACCAACCAGTTGTAGTGCAACAATTACCAGACCCGATTTTAGAAAAGGGCGGAATCATTGTTGAAACTCTCTATAGTGAAGTTTGTGGCACTGATGTACATTTACTACACGGCCGTTTAGAGGGAGTACCCTATCCCATTATTCCCGGACACTTCTCAGTGGGTCGTGTGGTAGAAACAGGTGGCGCTGTTAGTGATGTTAATAGTAACTTGATTCAGCCTGGTGCGATCGCCACTTTTTTGGATGTTCACGAAACCTGTTACAACTGCTGGTATTGTCTAGTGGCTAAAGCATCCACCCGTTGTCCCCAACGTAAGGTTTATGGTGTCACCTACTCAGCTAAAGAGGGTTTGCTTGGTGGTTGGTCTGAATTGATTTACCTCAAACCAGGAGTGAAAGTTCTCACCCTACCAGCAGAAGTCTCACCAAAGCAATTCATTGCTGGGGGATGTGCTTTACCCACTGCACTACACGCGATTGATAGGGCGCAGATTCAAATTGGTGATGTAGTAGTAGTACAGGGTTGCGGGCCTGTAGGTTTGAGTGTGGCAATTTTAGCTTTACTCTCAGGTGCAGGCAAAGTCATTGTTATTGACAAATTTGAGAGTCGATTAGCCGTTGCCAAATCCTTCGGTGTAGATGAAACTTTGGCCATTAAAGCTGATGATCCACGACAACATATTGAGCGAGTTTTGGAATTAACTAACGGTCACGGTGCTGATGTGATTATTGAAGCCACAGGTATTCCCATTGCTGTGAAAGAAGGCTTGAATATGACCAGAAATGGTGGTCGTTATGTCATTGTTGGGCATTACACAAACACAGGGGAAATTCTCATCAATCCCCACCTAGAAATTAATCTCAAACATATTGATATTCGCGGTACTTGGGGCATTGACTTTAGTCATTTTTATAGAATGATTGAATTACTTAAACGCCACAGTGATCCGAAAAAAAATATTGCTTGGGAAAATTTAATTAGTCGTTCATATACATTAAATGAGATTAATCAGGCGTTGACAGATGTAGAGCGTGGCTCTGTATTAAAAGCAGTAATTCAGCCTAATTTATCTTAA
- a CDS encoding MvdD family ATP-grasp ribosomal peptide maturase → MTVLIVTFSNDNESIPLVIKEIEARGEKAFRFDTDRYPTEVKLDIYCGDTERVIITDGEQKLDLSEVSSVWYRRMRYGQKIPDSMDKQYRDASIQECRVTVRGMIASLPGFHFDQMANVDRANNKQLQLKVAKEVGLLTPRTLTSNNPEAVKKFAQDCPQGIITKMLSSFAIYDDQGRENVVFTTPITNDDLENMEGLCFCPMTFQENIPKALELRTTIVGHHVFTAAVDSQSLQGSTYDWRKEGKNLAKNWQPYNLPEDIEKKLLKLMANFGLKYGAIDIIVTPDGRHVFLEVNPVGEFFWMEIYPPYYPISQAIAEILLTHKS, encoded by the coding sequence ATGACCGTATTAATCGTTACATTTAGCAATGACAACGAAAGCATTCCTTTAGTAATCAAAGAAATAGAAGCCAGGGGAGAAAAAGCATTTCGCTTTGATACAGATAGATATCCCACCGAAGTTAAGTTAGATATTTACTGCGGTGATACTGAACGGGTAATTATTACTGATGGCGAACAAAAGCTCGATTTGAGTGAGGTATCATCAGTTTGGTATCGGCGGATGCGTTACGGGCAGAAAATCCCCGACTCAATGGACAAGCAATACAGAGATGCGTCTATTCAGGAATGTCGCGTTACTGTCAGGGGTATGATTGCCAGCCTGCCAGGATTTCACTTTGATCAAATGGCAAATGTAGACCGGGCTAATAATAAGCAACTACAGTTGAAAGTTGCCAAAGAAGTTGGACTTTTAACTCCCCGTACCTTAACTTCCAACAATCCCGAAGCTGTGAAGAAATTCGCTCAAGATTGTCCGCAAGGCATCATCACTAAAATGCTTTCTTCCTTCGCTATCTATGATGACCAAGGGCGAGAAAATGTTGTATTTACTACTCCAATTACAAATGACGATTTGGAGAATATGGAAGGACTGTGTTTTTGTCCAATGACGTTTCAAGAAAACATACCGAAGGCACTGGAGTTGAGGACAACTATTGTCGGACACCACGTATTTACTGCCGCAGTGGACTCCCAAAGTTTGCAAGGGTCTACTTATGACTGGCGCAAAGAAGGGAAAAACTTAGCTAAGAATTGGCAGCCTTACAACTTACCAGAAGATATTGAGAAAAAACTACTCAAATTGATGGCTAATTTTGGCTTAAAGTACGGAGCAATTGATATCATTGTCACCCCTGATGGTCGCCATGTATTCCTAGAAGTTAACCCAGTCGGGGAATTTTTCTGGATGGAAATATATCCGCCATACTACCCTATTTCCCAGGCGATCGCCGAAATATTACTAACTCATAAAAGTTAG
- a CDS encoding MvdC family ATP-grasp ribosomal peptide maturase: MHLSRDVVLLITHSGDFFTIDRVAEALAKKGVQPFRLDTDKFPLQVQLTAHFDKSQSHHTIEYDNHSISTEQVQAVWMRRIWEPNLSQELAPKFQEACIRESKATLDAFWDSLKGARWVDDLERINYANNKLRQLRIASEVGFVIPQTLVTNKAQAAREFFGQVNGKMVSKLLTTLSRSMEANSSFFLYTSIVKEKDLEDAESLRYCPMVFQEQIPKQMELRVVYVNGHVFVGALNADVYAATKADWRKPGVEVGAWQHHQLPDELVRRLQAFMGKFGLLFGSLDFILTPSGEYVFLEVNPIGEWGMLEKDLDLPIANAIADILLQN, translated from the coding sequence ATGCACCTGTCTCGTGATGTTGTTTTATTAATCACTCACAGTGGTGATTTTTTCACAATAGATAGAGTGGCAGAGGCCTTGGCAAAAAAAGGAGTGCAACCGTTTCGTTTAGATACCGACAAGTTTCCTCTACAAGTGCAATTAACAGCACATTTTGACAAGTCTCAAAGCCACCACACTATAGAATATGACAACCACTCTATCAGCACAGAGCAGGTGCAGGCTGTATGGATGCGTCGTATTTGGGAACCAAACCTGAGTCAAGAATTAGCGCCAAAGTTCCAAGAAGCCTGCATTAGAGAATCAAAAGCAACTTTAGATGCTTTTTGGGACAGCCTCAAGGGTGCTAGATGGGTAGATGATTTAGAACGGATAAATTATGCAAATAATAAGCTGCGTCAACTGCGAATTGCGTCTGAGGTAGGTTTTGTTATTCCCCAAACTCTTGTCACCAACAAAGCCCAAGCAGCCAGAGAATTCTTTGGGCAAGTCAACGGCAAAATGGTGAGTAAGCTTTTAACCACTCTTTCCCGGAGTATGGAAGCCAATTCTTCATTTTTCCTTTACACCAGCATCGTTAAAGAAAAAGACTTAGAAGATGCCGAGTCACTACGCTACTGTCCAATGGTTTTTCAAGAGCAAATCCCCAAGCAGATGGAGTTGCGGGTAGTGTATGTAAATGGCCATGTATTTGTGGGGGCGCTGAATGCAGATGTGTATGCAGCAACCAAAGCTGATTGGCGTAAACCAGGTGTTGAAGTGGGCGCATGGCAACACCACCAACTTCCTGATGAATTGGTTCGTCGCCTGCAAGCTTTTATGGGGAAATTTGGGCTGTTATTTGGTTCGTTAGATTTCATTCTCACACCATCAGGGGAATATGTCTTTTTGGAAGTCAACCCCATAGGCGAATGGGGAATGCTGGAGAAAGATTTAGACTTACCGATTGCGAATGCGATCGCAGATATTCTACTTCAAAATTGA
- a CDS encoding microviridin/marinostatin family tricyclic proteinase inhibitor, which yields MSTNTVKTVNVAVVPFFARFLEEQATEGTDPPSFPWTFKYPSDLEDQ from the coding sequence ATGTCTACAAACACCGTCAAAACAGTGAATGTTGCAGTGGTACCGTTCTTTGCCCGTTTCTTGGAAGAGCAAGCTACAGAAGGTACAGATCCGCCTTCTTTCCCTTGGACTTTCAAGTATCCTTCAGATTTGGAAGACCAATAA
- a CDS encoding ABC transporter ATP-binding protein/permease: protein MPTQVVQAKPATNAFLDFIQFWKDVRAIAGPYWYPTKPGERAFSDVIRAWGMLILLILSILALVGVTTFNTFIHRYLIDVIIQERNYPKFVDTILIYGVGLVFITLLVGFTKFIRKQISLDWYQWLNNHILNKYLHNRAYYKINFVPEIDNPDQRLSQEIEPITSSALSFSATFLEKILEMITFLLVVWSISQQIAIALLIYTFIGNFIAVYLNQELIKINQAELESKADYSYSLTHVRNHAESVAFFQGEDQEQNIIQRRFTTLINDMKHKINWERNQAIFNRGYRSAIELLTLLVLSPLYIRGDIDFGQVGQATTACYFFAGALEELIAEFGISGRFSSYVQRLSEFSDALQAVAKPPENVGTIKTIEENHFAFENVTLQTPNYEQVIVENLSLNVQPGEGLLIVGPSGRGKSSLLRAIAGLWNAGTGRLMRPPLNEVLFLPQRPYIILGTLREQLLYPKTHRQMSDAELKEVLQQVNLQNLLSRVDSFDTEVPWENILSLGEQQRLAFARLLVTHPRFTILDEATSALDLKNEGRLYQQLQETKTTFISVGHRESLFDYHQWVLELVQDSSWQLMRVEDYRNQKQGITKPIVNTQVTIDISSEDESPNEPAINTDERLSHKEMNSLTYYSVSTIRSKASKGDTITTRDGITYRYDKDPQVLKWVRV, encoded by the coding sequence ATGCCTACCCAAGTTGTTCAAGCTAAACCAGCAACAAATGCTTTTTTAGATTTTATCCAATTCTGGAAAGATGTCAGGGCGATCGCCGGCCCTTACTGGTATCCTACCAAGCCAGGAGAAAGAGCATTTTCAGACGTTATTCGTGCCTGGGGAATGCTGATTCTCCTCATATTATCAATATTAGCTCTCGTAGGTGTCACCACTTTTAACACTTTTATTCATCGCTATTTAATTGATGTCATTATTCAAGAAAGAAATTATCCTAAATTTGTTGACACCATATTAATTTATGGTGTGGGACTTGTCTTCATAACACTGTTGGTAGGATTTACTAAGTTTATTAGAAAACAAATTTCTCTTGACTGGTATCAATGGCTGAATAATCATATACTGAATAAATATCTGCACAATCGTGCTTACTATAAAATTAACTTTGTACCTGAAATTGATAATCCAGATCAACGGTTATCTCAAGAAATTGAACCAATTACTAGTAGTGCGCTCAGCTTTTCAGCTACTTTCCTAGAGAAAATTCTGGAAATGATCACTTTTTTACTAGTTGTGTGGTCAATTTCTCAACAGATAGCTATTGCTTTGTTAATTTACACTTTTATAGGTAACTTTATCGCTGTTTACTTAAATCAAGAATTAATTAAGATTAATCAGGCAGAACTCGAATCTAAAGCCGATTATAGCTACTCTCTCACTCATGTCCGCAATCACGCTGAGTCAGTAGCTTTTTTTCAAGGAGAAGACCAAGAACAAAATATAATTCAACGCCGATTTACTACTCTCATCAATGATATGAAACACAAAATCAATTGGGAGAGAAATCAGGCAATTTTCAACAGAGGATATCGATCTGCTATTGAACTCCTCACCCTTTTAGTACTCTCACCTTTATATATCAGAGGTGACATTGATTTTGGACAAGTTGGACAAGCGACTACGGCTTGCTATTTCTTTGCTGGTGCTTTGGAAGAATTAATCGCTGAATTTGGTATTTCTGGACGATTTTCTAGTTATGTCCAGCGTTTATCCGAGTTTTCAGATGCTTTACAAGCGGTAGCCAAACCACCAGAGAACGTCGGTACGATTAAAACAATCGAAGAAAATCATTTTGCTTTTGAGAATGTTACCTTACAAACACCAAATTATGAGCAGGTAATAGTCGAAAACTTGTCATTAAACGTCCAGCCTGGAGAGGGTTTATTAATTGTCGGGCCGAGTGGTCGGGGTAAAAGTTCTCTATTGAGGGCGATCGCTGGTTTGTGGAATGCGGGAACAGGTCGTTTGATGCGACCCCCCCTAAACGAAGTTCTATTTTTACCCCAACGTCCTTATATAATTTTAGGAACTTTGCGTGAACAATTACTCTATCCTAAAACTCATCGTCAAATGAGTGATGCAGAACTCAAAGAAGTTTTACAACAAGTTAATCTGCAAAACTTGTTAAGTCGAGTTGACAGCTTTGATACTGAAGTTCCTTGGGAAAATATACTATCCCTGGGAGAACAACAACGCCTCGCTTTCGCACGCCTATTAGTGACTCATCCCAGATTCACCATATTAGATGAAGCAACTAGTGCTTTAGATTTGAAAAACGAAGGACGTTTATATCAACAGCTACAAGAAACGAAAACAACCTTTATTAGTGTTGGACATCGAGAAAGTCTATTTGATTATCATCAATGGGTTCTCGAACTTGTACAAGATTCTAGTTGGCAACTTATGAGAGTTGAAGACTATCGCAATCAAAAACAAGGCATCACTAAACCAATAGTAAATACTCAAGTTACAATTGATATTTCATCTGAAGATGAATCTCCCAATGAGCCAGCAATTAATACAGATGAAAGGCTTAGTCATAAAGAAATGAACTCCTTAACCTACTATTCTGTTTCTACTATTAGAAGTAAGGCAAGTAAAGGAGATACTATCACTACCAGGGACGGTATTACCTATCGCTATGATAAAGATCCTCAGGTGTTGAAATGGGTGAGAGTTTAG
- the proC gene encoding pyrroline-5-carboxylate reductase, with product MLGDLKIAFIGGGTMGEMIISRLLSTKTVEKSELIIVSEPYSTRCLYLEKEYGVHTTNCNIEAVQGASIVILAVKPQVLPEVMAVLKDQIPPDALVISIVGGASVSSLCQGLNHGAVVRTMPNIAVQVGHGTTVWSASSNVTEIQRSHTQIILQALGKEFVTQNEHYLDMATALSSAGTGFVFLYIEAMIDAGVQMGLTRIQAQELTLHTIAGSVELMLQTNEHPAVLRNKVTSPGGVTAAGIYELEKGGMRTSISNAFSTALSRTQQLGNISCSISG from the coding sequence ATGTTGGGAGACTTAAAAATTGCCTTTATCGGCGGTGGTACGATGGGGGAAATGATAATTAGTAGATTGTTATCAACAAAAACTGTTGAAAAATCCGAGCTAATTATTGTTAGTGAGCCATATTCTACACGATGCCTTTATTTAGAAAAAGAATATGGAGTACATACCACCAACTGCAATATAGAAGCTGTGCAAGGTGCATCAATTGTGATTTTGGCAGTGAAACCCCAGGTTTTGCCAGAGGTGATGGCTGTACTAAAAGATCAAATTCCCCCTGATGCTTTAGTAATTAGTATTGTGGGTGGGGCGAGTGTTTCATCTCTTTGCCAAGGCTTAAATCATGGTGCTGTTGTTCGGACAATGCCCAATATTGCAGTACAAGTTGGTCATGGAACTACAGTCTGGAGCGCATCATCAAATGTGACAGAAATACAGCGATCGCACACCCAAATTATTTTACAAGCATTAGGTAAGGAATTTGTTACCCAAAATGAACATTACCTAGATATGGCAACGGCTTTGAGTAGTGCTGGGACAGGATTTGTATTCCTGTACATTGAAGCGATGATTGATGCTGGCGTTCAGATGGGCTTAACTCGCATACAAGCCCAAGAACTAACACTACATACCATTGCCGGCAGTGTAGAACTGATGTTGCAAACTAACGAACATCCAGCAGTTTTACGCAACAAAGTAACTAGTCCTGGGGGAGTGACTGCGGCTGGTATTTACGAGTTAGAAAAAGGTGGGATGCGAACTAGCATTTCTAATGCCTTTTCGACTGCTTTAAGCCGCACTCAACAATTAGGTAATATCAGTTGCAGCATTAGTGGCTAG